From Rhododendron vialii isolate Sample 1 chromosome 10a, ASM3025357v1, the proteins below share one genomic window:
- the LOC131302264 gene encoding cyclic nucleotide-gated ion channel 2-like: protein MPSILSRWFGIFRRRISSPDRNDGTDASAESPISYSVECYACTQVGVPVFHSTSCDRAHQPEWEASAGSSLIPIKNRPGRKPSRTAGAQKASGPFGSVLDPRSKRVQRWNRVFLLARGMALAVDPLFFYALSIGRGGAPCLYMDGGLAAVVTVIRTCADAVHLCHLWLQFRLAYVSRESLVVGCGKLVWDARAVASHYVRSLKGFWFDVFVILPVPQAVFWLVVPRLIREEKIKLIMTILLLIFLFQFLPKVYHSICLMRRMAKVTGYVFGSIWWGFGLNLIAYFIASHVAGGCWYVLAIQRVASCLRQQCDQKTLCKLSLSCSEEICYQFLSPAQTLGNPCGGNVTTVIRKPMCLDENGPFRYGIYKWALPVISSNSLAVKVLFPIFWGLMTLSTFGNDLEPTSHWLEVIFSICIVLSGLMLFTLLIGNIQVFLHAVMAKKRKMQLRCRDMEWWMRRRQLPSQLRQRVRHFERQRWTAMGGEDEMELIKDLPEGLRRDIKRYLCLDLIRKVPIFQSLDDLILDNICDRVKPLVFSKDEKIIREGDPVQRIVFIVRGRVKSSQMLSKGMEATSMLEPGGFLGDELLSWCLRRPFHERLPASSATFTVLESTEAFGLDANNLRYITDHFRYKFANERLKRTARYYSSNWRTWAAVNIQLGWRRYVVRTKGPVNHAAENGGGGERRLRRYAAVFMSLRPHDHLE, encoded by the exons ATGCCATCCATTCTCTCTAG GTGGTTCGGAATATTCCGGCGACGAATTTCATCCCCAGACCGAAACGACGGCACCGACGCCTCCGCGGAGAGCCCAATTTCCTATTCCGTCGAATGCTACGCCTGTACACAAGTAGGCGTCCCGGTTTTCCACTCCACTAGCTGCGACCGGGCCCACCAACCCGAATGGGAGGCCTCCGCCGGCTCATCGCTAATCCCGATAAAGAACCGGCCCGGAAGGAAACCCAGCCGGACCGCCGGGGCCCAGAAAGCGTCAGGTCCTTTCGGGTCGGTGTTGGACCCGCGCAGCAAACGGGTCCAGAGGTGGAACCGCGTGTTCCTGCTGGCGCGCGGCATGGCGCTGGCTGTCGACCCGCTGTTCTTCTACGCTCTCTCCATCGGCCGCGGCGGCGCGCCCTGCCTGTACATGGACGGCGGGCTGGCGGCGGTGGTGACGGTGATCCGCACGTGCGCGGACGCGGTGCACCTGTGCCACCTGTGGCTGCAGTTCAGGCTGGCGTACGTGTCGAGGGAGTCGCTGGTGGTGGGGTGCGGGAAGCTCGTGTGGGATGCGCGCGCGGTGGCGTCGCACTACGTCAGGTCGCTCAAGGGGTTCTGGTTCGACGTCTTCGTCATACTGCCGGTTCCTCAG gCTGTGTTTTGGTTAGTGGTGCCGAGGCTGATACGAGAAGAGAAGATAAAGCTGATAATGACGATACTTCTGCTGATATTCTTGTTCCAATTCCTCCCTAAAGTTTACCACAGCATTTGTTTGATGAGGAGAATGGCCAAAGTCACTGGCTACGTTTTTGGCAGTATTTGGTGGGGTTTTGGCCTTAACCTCATTGCTTACTTCATTGCCTCTCAT GTTGCTGGAGGATGTTGGTACGTACTCGCGATTCAACGCGTAGCGTCATGCCTAAGGCAGCAATGCGATCAGAAAACGTTGTGCAAGCTCTCGTTGTCGTGCTCGGAGGAAATTTGTTACCAGTTTTTGTCGCCGGCGCAGACATTGGGAAATCCGTGTGGCGGTAACGTGACAACGGTGATCAGAAAGCCAATGTGCTTAGACGAGAACGGGCCCTTTCGATACGGCATCTACAAATGGGCTCTTCCAGTCATTTCCAGCAACTCCCTAGCTGTCAAGgttctttttcccattttttgggGTTTAATGACCCTCAG CACTTTTGGCAATGATCTTGAGCCCACAAGTCACTGGCTAGAAGTTATATTCAGCATATGCATTGTCCTCAGTGGCCTAATGCTATTCACCCTATTGATTGGAAATATTCAG GTATTTTTGCACGCGGTCATGGCGAAGAAGAGGAAAATGCAGCTGAGATGCCGCGATATGGAGTGGTGGATGAGGCGGAGACAGCTGCCGTCTCAGTTGAGGCAAAGAGTCCGCCACTTTGAGAGGCAGAGATGGACAGCGATGGGAGGAGAAGATGAGATGGAGCTGATTAAAGACTTGCCGGAAGGGCTCCGGCGTGACATTAAGCGGTACCTTTGCCTAGACTTGATAAGAAAG GTACCTATCTTCCAGAGTTTGGACGATCTTATCCTCGACAACATTTGCGACCGCGTGAAGCCTCTTGTATTCTCTAAAGATGAAAAG ATCATTAGAGAAGGCGACCCAGTCCAGAGAATTGTGTTCATAGTCCGTGGAAGAGTTAAAAGCAGCCAAATGCTAAGCAAAGGCATGGAAGCCACAAGCATGCTAGAGCCCGGAGGATTTCTAGGTGATGAGTTACTCTCGTGGTGCCTCCGCCGTCCATTCCATGAACGGCTTCCGGCTTCATCGGCGACATTCACCGTCCTCGAATCAACAGAGGCGTTTGGGCTTGATGCAAACAACCTCCGGTATATCACCGACCACTTCCGATACAAATTCGCCAACGAGAGGCTCAAGCGAACGGCGAGATACTATTCCTCCAATTGGAGGACTTGGGCGGCCGTAAATATACAACTTGGCTGGCGTCGGTACGTGGTGAGGACTAAGGGTCCGGTGAATCACGCGGCggagaatggtggtggtggtgagcgGCGGCTCCGGCGATATGCTGCTGTGTTTATGTCACTCAGGCCGCATGATCACCTTGAATAA